From one bacterium genomic stretch:
- the rplC gene encoding 50S ribosomal protein L3: protein MIGLLGKKLGMSQLFTDDGKLLAVSMVEAGPCPVVQVKTKEKDGYEAIQIGFGEKKRVNKPLAGHLKNGKLKTIGTLGELKVKDISKYKTGDQLTVSLFVVGDKVSVCGYTKGRGFTGGMKRWGWMGGPATHGSMSHRRMGSVGANTYPGRIWKNKTMPGRYGNERVTTKNIKVVKIDNDKNIIYLEGAVPGPTNGFIVVVKGE from the coding sequence ATGATCGGTTTGCTGGGTAAAAAGCTCGGCATGTCGCAGCTCTTCACCGACGACGGCAAGCTCCTTGCCGTCAGCATGGTCGAAGCCGGTCCCTGCCCTGTTGTCCAGGTAAAAACTAAAGAAAAGGATGGCTACGAAGCAATCCAGATCGGTTTTGGCGAGAAAAAAAGAGTCAATAAGCCATTGGCCGGTCATCTGAAGAACGGTAAGCTCAAAACGATCGGCACGCTTGGCGAACTAAAGGTCAAGGACATTTCAAAATATAAAACCGGCGACCAACTTACGGTATCGCTTTTCGTGGTCGGCGATAAAGTCTCGGTCTGCGGCTATACCAAGGGTCGGGGATTTACCGGCGGCATGAAACGCTGGGGATGGATGGGCGGTCCGGCCACTCACGGGTCGATGTCGCACCGACGCATGGGCTCGGTAGGAGCCAATACATATCCGGGCAGGATCTGGAAGAATAAGACAATGCCGGGCCGTTATGGGAACGAAAGAGTGACGACAAAAAATATTAAAGTGGTCAAGATCGACAACGACAAAAATATCATTTACCTCGAGGGCGCGGTACCCGGTCCGACCAATGGATTCATCGTGGTCGTGAAAGGCGAATAA
- the rplD gene encoding 50S ribosomal protein L4, with protein METILLNVQGEEIGRQKLSGKIFEQPVKKTLLWENIKNLLNNQRRGTAKTKTRAEIRGGGKKPWRQKGIGWARHGSIRSPIWRKGGVVFGPKPRDYYVKLPQKKRLGALIISLSAKAGENRVVIIEDIKLDQPKTKTVYNLLKTAKLDEKKLLIGVDSLSSNLKLATRNIPKINLRRIIDVNAYDVMSADYVLLTKKALENLELRCSTKKS; from the coding sequence GTGGAAACTATCCTCTTGAACGTGCAGGGCGAAGAAATCGGCAGGCAGAAGCTGTCCGGCAAGATCTTCGAGCAGCCGGTGAAAAAGACCCTGCTGTGGGAAAATATCAAGAATCTACTTAATAACCAGCGGCGGGGCACGGCAAAAACCAAGACCAGAGCGGAGATCCGGGGCGGCGGTAAAAAACCATGGCGCCAGAAAGGCATCGGTTGGGCAAGGCACGGCAGTATCAGGTCGCCCATCTGGCGCAAAGGCGGCGTGGTTTTCGGTCCCAAACCGCGCGATTACTATGTAAAACTGCCCCAGAAAAAAAGACTCGGGGCGCTCATTATCTCGCTGAGCGCGAAGGCCGGTGAGAATAGAGTTGTCATAATCGAAGACATCAAACTTGACCAGCCAAAAACAAAAACAGTTTATAACCTATTGAAGACCGCAAAACTGGATGAAAAAAAACTGCTTATCGGTGTTGACAGCCTGTCCAGCAATCTGAAACTGGCGACGCGGAACATACCAAAAATAAATCTGCGCCGGATCATCGATGTCAACGCTTATGATGTGATGTCGGCTGATTACGTCCTGCTGACCAAAAAAGCGCTGGAAAACCTGGAGTTACGGTGCAGTACGAAAAAATCATAA
- the rplW gene encoding 50S ribosomal protein L23, giving the protein MQYEKIIKRPLITEKADTLKEINCYQFEVARDATKRVIREAVQKLFNVEVIDVKTANFRGKPRRLGRSVGHKAGYKKASVFIKPGQKIELVEGV; this is encoded by the coding sequence GTGCAGTACGAAAAAATCATAAAGCGCCCGCTCATCACGGAAAAGGCCGATACGCTCAAAGAGATCAACTGTTACCAGTTTGAAGTGGCAAGGGATGCAACGAAACGGGTGATCCGGGAAGCGGTGCAAAAATTATTCAATGTTGAGGTTATCGATGTGAAAACCGCTAATTTCCGAGGCAAGCCCAGACGCCTGGGAAGATCTGTGGGTCACAAAGCCGGATATAAAAAAGCCTCGGTATTCATCAAGCCCGGCCAGAAGATCGAGCTGGTCGAAGGGGTATGA
- the rplB gene encoding 50S ribosomal protein L2, translated as MGVKTFNPTSAGRRFMMVNKQPVTKGKAEKLLSFSKKTTAGRNNMGRVTARHRGGGNRTIIRIVDFKRNKDTIPATVKGVEYDPNRSALIALVVYRDGEKRYVVAPDGIQAGDTIVSGDDAPIRIGNALTLNNIPLGVEIHNIELQPGKGGELVRSAGLSCQILAKEGAYAHIKLPSGEIRLIDLRCRATIGKVSNPLHSSIVIGKAGRNRHRGIKPYVRGVAMNPIDHPMGGGEGRSHGGRHPTSPWGWLTKGKKTRKRKKASSKFIVKRRK; from the coding sequence ATGGGTGTCAAAACGTTCAACCCGACTTCAGCCGGACGAAGATTCATGATGGTCAACAAGCAGCCGGTCACCAAGGGCAAAGCTGAAAAACTTTTATCGTTCTCGAAAAAGACGACCGCGGGACGGAACAATATGGGCCGGGTCACAGCGCGTCATCGCGGCGGCGGCAACCGCACCATTATCAGGATCGTCGATTTCAAAAGGAACAAAGATACGATACCGGCGACGGTTAAGGGCGTGGAATACGATCCTAACCGGAGCGCGCTCATTGCCCTTGTCGTTTACCGCGACGGGGAAAAACGTTATGTCGTGGCGCCTGACGGCATTCAGGCCGGCGACACGATCGTTTCCGGCGACGATGCGCCGATAAGGATCGGCAACGCGCTGACGCTGAACAACATCCCGCTGGGCGTTGAGATCCATAATATCGAACTGCAACCCGGCAAAGGCGGCGAGCTGGTGCGCAGCGCCGGCCTTTCATGCCAGATCCTGGCCAAAGAAGGCGCCTATGCCCACATCAAATTGCCGTCCGGCGAGATCCGTCTCATCGATCTGCGGTGCCGCGCGACGATCGGCAAAGTTTCTAATCCGCTTCATTCCAGCATTGTTATCGGAAAAGCCGGCAGGAACAGGCATCGGGGTATCAAACCGTATGTCCGCGGGGTCGCGATGAACCCGATCGACCATCCCATGGGCGGCGGTGAAGGCAGGTCCCATGGCGGCAGACATCCAACATCGCCCTGGGGCTGGCTGACCAAGGGTAAGAAAACGCGCAAACGGAAAAAAGCTTCAAGCAAATTTATCGTCAAGAGGAGAAAGTAG
- the rpsS gene encoding 30S ribosomal protein S19 produces the protein MSRSLKKGPYIDAKLLKKITKLLETKEKKVIKTWARRSVIPPEFVGFTIAVHNGNRFIPVYITERMVGHKLGEFSPTRTFRAHSGVRKAEKEREFEK, from the coding sequence ATGTCACGATCGTTGAAAAAAGGACCTTACATTGATGCCAAGCTTTTGAAGAAAATAACAAAACTGCTGGAGACCAAGGAAAAGAAAGTTATCAAGACCTGGGCCAGAAGATCGGTCATCCCCCCGGAGTTCGTGGGCTTCACGATCGCGGTCCACAATGGTAACCGTTTCATACCGGTGTACATCACGGAAAGGATGGTGGGGCATAAACTCGGTGAATTTTCGCCGACCCGGACTTTCCGCGCCCATTCCGGAGTCAGGAAAGCCGAGAAAGAAAGAGAGTTTGAAAAATGA
- the rplV gene encoding 50S ribosomal protein L22 yields MTTSARAVKRYERASPLKVRRILRIIKGKRVPAARAILQFHHSKLIHPVLKTLNSAVANLKNAIGTIRLDDGDIRVKEAVVNDGPQMKRWRPGFRGSADMIIRRTCHITVTVDSLKPIPVKKGE; encoded by the coding sequence ATGACGACCTCGGCGCGAGCGGTTAAGCGCTACGAACGCGCATCACCCTTGAAGGTCCGCAGGATCCTGCGCATCATCAAGGGCAAGCGCGTGCCGGCGGCGCGCGCGATCCTCCAGTTCCATCATTCCAAGCTAATACATCCGGTCTTAAAGACCCTCAATTCCGCCGTTGCGAACCTGAAAAACGCTATTGGTACGATCCGCCTTGACGACGGCGACATTCGCGTCAAGGAAGCGGTCGTGAACGATGGTCCACAGATGAAACGTTGGCGTCCCGGATTCCGGGGCAGCGCCGACATGATCATCCGGAGGACCTGCCACATCACGGTAACGGTCGATTCGCTCAAACCGATACCCGTCAAAAAAGGAGAATAG
- the rpsC gene encoding 30S ribosomal protein S3: protein MGQKTHPIGFRLGITKDWKSKWFDQAGYAKLVAQDIKLRRYLEQRLTEAMLADIIIRRISNKVIISIFTAQPGKVIGKGGEEIKKLHEEIKSLISNDIVINIEEVRIPELDAHLVAQNIVKQIQQRISHRRAMKRAVISAMKIGARGIKVACAGRLGGSEIARTEWYREGRVPLQTLSADIDFARTTAFTIYGTVGVKVWIYKGDAR, encoded by the coding sequence ATGGGACAAAAAACGCATCCGATCGGATTCAGGCTGGGGATAACCAAGGACTGGAAATCAAAATGGTTTGACCAGGCAGGTTACGCCAAGCTCGTGGCTCAGGATATTAAACTGCGCCGATATCTGGAACAGCGGCTCACCGAAGCCATGCTCGCGGATATCATTATCCGGCGGATATCAAACAAAGTCATTATTTCAATATTCACCGCTCAACCCGGCAAGGTCATCGGCAAAGGCGGAGAGGAGATCAAAAAGCTGCATGAGGAAATAAAAAGTTTGATCAGCAATGATATCGTTATAAACATTGAAGAGGTCAGGATCCCCGAACTTGACGCGCACCTGGTCGCCCAGAACATCGTCAAGCAGATACAGCAAAGGATATCGCACCGCCGCGCGATGAAGCGGGCGGTCATTTCCGCGATGAAGATCGGGGCGCGGGGTATAAAAGTCGCCTGCGCCGGACGTCTGGGCGGCTCCGAGATCGCGCGGACCGAATGGTACCGGGAAGGAAGGGTACCGCTGCAGACCCTCTCGGCCGATATCGATTTCGCGCGGACCACGGCTTTCACGATCTACGGCACGGTGGGGGTTAAAGTCTGGATCTATAAAGGAGACGCGCGCTAA
- the rplP gene encoding 50S ribosomal protein L16: protein MLEPKKVKYRKQQRGRRKGKATSGSTFAFGEFGLIALEPAWITARQIEAARVAITHTMKKGAKMWLRIFPDKPVTKKPAETRMGKGKGIPEFWVSVVKPGRILFEIEGLTESEAQYLLRLAASKLPLKTRFVRRAVGVHYESF, encoded by the coding sequence ATGTTAGAGCCCAAAAAGGTCAAATACCGGAAACAACAGCGGGGTCGGAGAAAGGGTAAAGCAACGAGCGGCAGCACGTTCGCGTTTGGCGAATTCGGGCTGATCGCGCTGGAACCGGCATGGATCACCGCGCGTCAGATCGAAGCGGCCAGGGTTGCTATCACGCACACGATGAAAAAAGGCGCGAAGATGTGGCTCCGGATATTCCCGGATAAGCCGGTCACAAAGAAACCGGCAGAGACCAGGATGGGCAAAGGCAAGGGTATACCGGAGTTCTGGGTCAGTGTTGTCAAACCCGGCAGGATCCTGTTCGAGATTGAAGGCTTGACCGAAAGCGAAGCTCAATATCTGCTGCGCCTGGCCGCCAGCAAGCTGCCTTTAAAAACACGCTTTGTACGGCGCGCGGTAGGAGTCCATTATGAAAGCTTTTGA
- the rpsQ gene encoding 30S ribosomal protein S17: protein MRKSKIGIVIGDKPTKTIIVQVRNYVKHKLYKKYMRQNTKIYVHDEKDECKVGERVVIQECRPISKLKRWRVIKRLS from the coding sequence GTGCGAAAAAGTAAGATCGGCATCGTGATCGGAGACAAACCGACAAAGACGATAATTGTCCAGGTTCGGAATTATGTCAAACATAAGCTATACAAGAAATATATGCGGCAGAATACCAAGATTTATGTTCATGATGAGAAAGATGAATGCAAGGTCGGAGAAAGGGTCGTGATCCAGGAATGCCGGCCGATCTCAAAGCTTAAACGGTGGAGAGTGATCAAGAGGCTTTCATGA
- the rplN gene encoding 50S ribosomal protein L14: MIQIYTRLKVCDNTGARVAMCIHVAGSSGRRYGYIGDIINVAIKDAMPNAPVKKGDKGKAVVVRTSKEYRRPDGSYVRFDDNACVLINDQKEPRGTRVFGPVARELREKGFTKIISLASEVV; encoded by the coding sequence GTGATCCAGATCTACACACGGCTGAAAGTCTGCGATAACACGGGTGCGCGCGTGGCAATGTGCATCCATGTCGCGGGCAGCTCCGGCCGAAGGTATGGATATATCGGCGATATAATCAATGTCGCGATCAAGGATGCCATGCCCAACGCACCGGTCAAAAAAGGTGATAAAGGCAAGGCAGTCGTGGTCCGCACCAGTAAAGAATATCGCCGTCCCGATGGATCCTATGTCAGGTTCGACGATAACGCATGCGTGCTCATCAACGATCAGAAGGAACCCAGGGGTACCCGGGTATTCGGCCCGGTTGCGCGCGAACTCCGGGAAAAAGGTTTCACGAAGATCATCTCCCTCGCCAGCGAGGTCGTATGA
- the rplX gene encoding 50S ribosomal protein L24 yields the protein MRKYSHLRALKIIRPKFHVKKNDLIEVITGEEKGRRGRVLEIISEKNQALVEGLNMMKKHQRARSQRQPAGIVTVPSPIHISNLILICSKCGKKTTVIWQKIEKKRARTCKECGEIIE from the coding sequence ATGCGAAAATATTCACACCTCCGGGCCCTTAAGATCATCAGGCCGAAATTCCATGTAAAAAAGAACGATCTCATTGAGGTGATCACTGGTGAAGAAAAAGGCCGGCGGGGCCGGGTCCTGGAGATCATCAGCGAAAAAAACCAGGCGCTCGTCGAAGGCCTCAATATGATGAAAAAACACCAGCGGGCACGCTCCCAGAGACAGCCGGCCGGCATCGTTACCGTCCCCTCACCGATCCATATTTCTAATCTTATTCTTATTTGCTCAAAATGCGGCAAGAAAACAACGGTCATCTGGCAAAAAATAGAAAAAAAACGCGCCCGGACGTGCAAAGAATGCGGAGAGATAATTGAATAA
- the rplE gene encoding 50S ribosomal protein L5 has protein sequence MNKKYLPRLKSYYDTQLRKTLMKALGYKNIYQVPELKKIVINSGCGEAVTDQKHLEIVREDLMKITGQAPVFTKVKRPISNFKIRKGMVIGMKITLRGAIMYDFFDRFVNFAAPRIRDFRGFPRDSFDGRGSYNMGLNEQTIFPEIEYDKVKKVFGMDIAIVTSAKKDSDAMALLEGLGMPFERKK, from the coding sequence TTGAATAAAAAATATCTGCCCCGGTTGAAATCATATTATGACACTCAGCTCAGGAAAACGCTCATGAAAGCATTAGGTTACAAGAACATCTACCAGGTCCCGGAATTGAAAAAGATCGTCATCAATAGCGGCTGCGGCGAAGCGGTAACCGACCAGAAACATCTGGAGATAGTGCGGGAAGACTTGATGAAGATCACGGGCCAGGCGCCGGTATTCACGAAGGTCAAGCGACCGATCTCCAACTTCAAGATCCGCAAGGGTATGGTGATCGGCATGAAGATCACCCTGCGGGGGGCGATAATGTATGATTTCTTCGACCGGTTCGTCAATTTCGCGGCCCCTCGTATCAGGGATTTCCGCGGATTTCCAAGGGATTCGTTCGACGGCCGCGGCTCTTACAACATGGGACTTAATGAACAGACGATCTTCCCCGAGATCGAATACGATAAGGTAAAAAAGGTCTTTGGCATGGATATCGCGATCGTTACCTCGGCAAAGAAAGACAGTGATGCCATGGCATTGCTCGAAGGCCTGGGGATGCCGTTTGAACGGAAGAAATAA
- a CDS encoding type Z 30S ribosomal protein S14, with protein MAKLCLINKQKKTPKFSTRKYNRCERCGRPRAYYRKFGLCRICLRELALKGEIPGVRKATW; from the coding sequence TTGGCAAAATTATGTTTGATTAACAAACAGAAGAAAACACCCAAATTTTCGACCAGGAAATACAACCGCTGCGAACGCTGCGGACGGCCCAGAGCTTACTACCGCAAATTCGGACTGTGCCGCATCTGCCTGCGAGAACTTGCCTTAAAGGGTGAGATCCCGGGCGTCAGAAAAGCGACCTGGTAA
- the surE gene encoding 5'/3'-nucleotidase SurE, whose protein sequence is MALIVLTNDDGYDAAGFQALYNALRKEEGFEVLVSAPRYQQSGASHSLTLRRPIRVERLRDKFYVVDGTPTDCVLLAYHDLLGPGRIDLVISGINHGPNMGSDVFYSGTVAAALQAATLGIRSMAVSVDDVEFRDFSDAAKYTKGLTERVLKAPVSKLVLNVNIPRGKIKGEKITKMGKRIYQDKVISDGDRDGVKYSVIDGVLSYKIADDTDFKATSEGYISITPLMLDLTDYERMDKIGEKLGIEIKRG, encoded by the coding sequence ATGGCGTTGATCGTATTAACCAACGACGACGGATACGACGCCGCTGGGTTTCAGGCGCTTTACAACGCGCTGAGAAAGGAAGAAGGATTTGAGGTCTTGGTGTCGGCGCCACGCTATCAGCAAAGCGGCGCCAGCCATTCGTTGACCCTGCGCAGACCGATCCGTGTCGAGCGCCTGCGCGACAAGTTCTACGTTGTCGACGGCACACCGACCGACTGCGTGCTCTTGGCTTACCATGACCTGCTGGGTCCGGGAAGGATCGACCTGGTTATCTCTGGCATTAACCACGGGCCCAACATGGGGAGCGATGTTTTCTACTCGGGAACAGTGGCGGCCGCGCTGCAGGCGGCGACCCTGGGCATCAGGTCCATGGCCGTTTCGGTGGATGACGTAGAATTCAGAGATTTCAGCGATGCGGCGAAATACACTAAGGGTCTGACGGAAAGGGTATTGAAAGCGCCGGTGTCAAAGCTTGTCCTCAACGTGAATATCCCGCGGGGCAAGATCAAAGGTGAAAAGATAACCAAGATGGGCAAACGCATCTACCAGGACAAGGTGATCAGCGACGGCGACCGCGACGGCGTGAAATACAGTGTGATCGACGGCGTGCTTTCTTATAAGATCGCTGACGACACTGATTTCAAGGCGACCAGCGAAGGATATATATCGATCACGCCTTTAATGCTGGACCTGACCGATTATGAACGGATGGATAAAATAGGGGAGAAGCTGGGGATTGAAATAAAGCGGGGCTAG
- a CDS encoding glycosyltransferase family 2 protein, which translates to MQSPNKIGVVIPAYNAERTIGQLIQDLIDYGFKKENIIVVDDGSQDKTAVIAERCGVRVLKNSKNTGKGWVLNQGFDEARKNGLQKVITMDADGQHRVNELNEFLNSNGDFDVIIGSRRNDRAPMPISRKFTNRTTSLVISLLSNRYIPDVQSGYRLIDLKIFDRVRLRTRNFQTESELACKAGLAGYRIGSVPIKTIYGNEKSYILPVMDTIRFIRMAVGFLWR; encoded by the coding sequence GTGCAAAGTCCAAATAAAATTGGAGTAGTTATCCCAGCATACAATGCAGAAAGAACGATCGGTCAACTTATCCAAGACCTCATTGATTATGGTTTCAAGAAAGAAAACATCATTGTCGTCGACGATGGTTCGCAAGACAAAACCGCGGTGATCGCGGAACGGTGCGGGGTGAGGGTCTTAAAAAACAGCAAAAATACCGGCAAGGGCTGGGTTTTGAACCAGGGTTTTGATGAGGCGAGAAAAAACGGTCTACAAAAAGTCATAACCATGGACGCCGATGGCCAGCATCGCGTGAACGAATTGAATGAATTTCTGAATTCCAATGGTGATTTTGATGTCATAATCGGTTCCCGGCGCAATGACCGAGCCCCGATGCCGATATCGCGCAAATTTACCAACCGGACTACGTCGCTGGTGATCTCGCTGTTAAGCAACCGCTACATTCCGGATGTGCAGTCGGGATACCGATTGATCGATCTGAAGATATTTGATCGGGTACGTTTGAGAACCAGGAACTTCCAGACCGAATCGGAACTGGCATGCAAGGCTGGGCTTGCCGGCTACCGGATCGGGTCGGTCCCGATCAAGACGATATACGGGAACGAGAAAAGCTATATTCTGCCGGTCATGGATACCATCAGGTTCATCCGGATGGCGGTGGGGTTCTTATGGCGTTGA